One window of Rhizobium leguminosarum genomic DNA carries:
- a CDS encoding LysR substrate-binding domain-containing protein, with amino-acid sequence MRLPPLNAVRAFEAVCRHGSILKAAEELNVVRGAVRQQIATLEGHFGRKLFARDGRRLIPTAEASAFAEASGAAFDILQRAACELEGAVSGCIRLGVPSAFAVWWLMPRLADMQTNLGDVVVDIVPMTVVEPLQMHPELDAVIMGGEYRPSAGISAVRFMEDEFGPVATPALAATVSEDPAAMGRLTMLASRSVPKLWDEWFDESRTPPVAFSRRQEFEDLLLALAAARSGLGIALAPRASIEDDLQRGQLVAPYGFIARPSGYSLCYRTPDAKRPGFAALSDWLRRCGRPS; translated from the coding sequence ATGCGCCTTCCACCGCTCAATGCCGTCCGCGCCTTCGAGGCAGTCTGCCGTCATGGCAGCATTCTCAAGGCTGCCGAAGAGCTGAATGTGGTGCGCGGCGCTGTGCGCCAGCAGATTGCCACACTGGAGGGCCACTTCGGCCGCAAGCTCTTTGCGCGCGACGGCCGCAGGCTGATCCCGACCGCAGAGGCCAGTGCTTTCGCCGAGGCGTCAGGCGCGGCTTTCGACATTCTGCAGCGCGCCGCTTGCGAGCTTGAAGGCGCGGTGTCGGGCTGCATCCGGCTCGGCGTGCCCTCCGCCTTCGCGGTCTGGTGGCTGATGCCGCGTCTCGCGGACATGCAGACGAATCTCGGCGATGTGGTGGTCGACATCGTACCGATGACGGTGGTCGAACCGTTGCAGATGCACCCGGAATTGGACGCTGTGATCATGGGCGGCGAATACCGGCCGTCCGCGGGGATTAGCGCCGTGCGGTTCATGGAGGACGAGTTCGGCCCGGTCGCCACGCCGGCGCTTGCCGCGACGGTGTCGGAGGACCCGGCCGCGATGGGCCGGCTCACCATGCTTGCCAGCCGCAGCGTTCCGAAGCTCTGGGACGAGTGGTTTGACGAAAGCCGCACGCCGCCGGTTGCCTTTTCCCGCCGCCAGGAATTCGAGGATCTGCTACTGGCGCTCGCTGCCGCCCGCTCGGGGCTCGGCATCGCCCTTGCGCCGCGCGCCTCGATCGAGGACGATCTTCAGCGCGGTCAGCTGGTCGCGCCCTACGGCTTCATCGCCCGGCCGTCCGGCTACAGCCTCTGCTACCGCACGCCGGATGCCAAGCGGCCGGGTTTTGCGGCTTTGTCCGACTGGCTGCGCCGGTGCGGGAGGCCGAGCTGA
- a CDS encoding NUDIX hydrolase, with protein sequence MTLLARLASDVQLMFRRPPRQQYGAICYRVKKKGGDAEILLMTSRDTGRWVIPKGWPMTGKCAHEVAAQEAFEEAGVRGAVETETLGAYSYSKILRDGVQVACKVQVYALEVTDMAKNFKEKGERTIEWVSFDEAAGRVREPELRGLLLAFKRKMAERLSARAVKQGPAGKQIPAE encoded by the coding sequence TTGACTCTTCTCGCCCGATTGGCATCCGATGTGCAGCTGATGTTCCGGCGTCCGCCGCGACAGCAATATGGTGCGATCTGCTATCGGGTGAAGAAGAAGGGCGGTGATGCCGAGATCCTTCTGATGACGAGCCGCGATACCGGCCGCTGGGTCATTCCCAAGGGCTGGCCGATGACGGGCAAATGCGCCCATGAGGTCGCCGCACAGGAGGCCTTTGAGGAAGCCGGCGTCCGCGGCGCGGTCGAGACGGAAACGCTCGGCGCTTACAGCTATTCGAAAATTCTGCGTGACGGCGTGCAGGTAGCCTGCAAGGTGCAGGTCTATGCGCTCGAAGTCACCGACATGGCGAAGAACTTCAAGGAAAAGGGCGAACGCACCATCGAATGGGTCTCATTCGACGAGGCGGCCGGGCGCGTGCGCGAGCCGGAGCTGCGCGGCCTTTTGCTGGCCTTCAAGCGAAAGATGGCCGAGAGGCTTTCGGCCAGAGCAGTGAAGCAGGGACCAGCGGGAAAGCAAATTCCGGCGGAATGA
- a CDS encoding inorganic phosphate transporter, with amino-acid sequence MPPRPTVLTKRTLDKDLAKITHAEDATKHVLRRLVAPGLGLIFVGLAMLFAGVYVFDHPGAVLVVAAAALAGYMAMNIGANDVTNNVGAAVGARAMTMGQALVIAAIFEILGATIAGGGVVKTISSNIVDAVQVPPPLLGWIMMAALMAAALWIHLATWMNAPVSTTHAIVGAVIGAGIAAVGPEPVNWRVMLEITSSWITSPLIGGLIAAGLLYLVKTLIIYRDDKVAAAQRWVPVLVAVMAGGFMAYMVLQLSPTGKFPSSTIILVGIGIGLVSWLAARPLVLAQARNLENRNSSLRVLFRLPLIGSAALLSFAHGANDVSNAVGPLSAIVHSVGVGGGDGIGHPPLWVMLIGAFGISVGLLLFGPRLIRLVGEEITKLNPMRAYCVALSTAFTVIVASWFGLPVSTTHIAVGSVFGVGFFREWYTRHSKRRIAYIRRKAESFDIDEPEEPNIHETRRRYLVRRSHFMTIVAAWIVTVPVSAVLAVVIYWAMFALFV; translated from the coding sequence ATGCCGCCACGTCCCACAGTCCTTACGAAACGCACGCTCGACAAAGACCTCGCCAAGATCACCCATGCCGAGGACGCGACGAAGCATGTTTTGCGGCGGCTGGTGGCGCCTGGTCTCGGCCTGATCTTCGTCGGTCTGGCCATGCTGTTTGCCGGCGTCTATGTGTTCGACCATCCGGGAGCGGTGCTCGTCGTGGCGGCGGCCGCCCTTGCCGGCTACATGGCGATGAACATCGGCGCCAATGACGTGACCAACAATGTCGGCGCGGCCGTCGGGGCGCGCGCCATGACGATGGGCCAGGCGCTGGTCATCGCAGCGATTTTCGAAATCCTCGGCGCTACGATCGCCGGCGGCGGGGTGGTCAAGACGATTTCTTCCAACATCGTCGACGCCGTCCAGGTGCCGCCGCCGCTGCTTGGCTGGATCATGATGGCGGCGCTGATGGCGGCCGCCCTCTGGATCCACCTCGCAACATGGATGAACGCGCCGGTTTCGACCACCCATGCGATCGTCGGCGCGGTGATCGGCGCCGGCATCGCGGCCGTCGGGCCGGAACCGGTAAATTGGCGGGTGATGCTGGAGATCACCTCGAGCTGGATCACCTCGCCGCTGATCGGCGGGCTGATTGCGGCCGGGCTGCTCTACCTCGTCAAGACCCTGATTATCTATCGCGACGACAAGGTCGCGGCCGCCCAGCGCTGGGTGCCGGTGCTGGTCGCAGTGATGGCCGGCGGCTTCATGGCCTATATGGTGCTGCAACTGTCGCCTACCGGCAAATTTCCGTCTTCCACCATCATTCTCGTCGGAATCGGCATCGGGTTGGTCAGCTGGCTTGCCGCCCGGCCGCTTGTGCTCGCCCAGGCGCGCAATCTCGAAAACCGCAACAGCTCGCTGCGGGTGCTGTTCCGGCTGCCGCTGATCGGCTCTGCGGCGCTGCTTTCCTTCGCGCATGGCGCAAACGACGTTTCGAACGCGGTCGGGCCGCTTTCAGCGATCGTCCATTCGGTCGGTGTTGGCGGTGGCGACGGCATTGGCCATCCGCCGCTCTGGGTGATGCTGATCGGCGCCTTCGGCATCTCCGTCGGCCTGCTGCTGTTCGGGCCGCGCCTCATCCGTCTCGTCGGCGAGGAGATCACCAAGCTCAATCCGATGCGGGCCTATTGCGTCGCGCTGTCGACCGCCTTCACCGTCATCGTCGCCTCCTGGTTCGGCCTGCCGGTCAGCACCACGCATATCGCCGTCGGCTCCGTCTTCGGCGTCGGCTTCTTCCGCGAATGGTACACCCGCCATTCGAAGCGCCGCATCGCCTATATCAGGCGCAAGGCCGAAAGCTTCGATATCGACGAGCCGGAGGAGCCGAACATCCACGAGACACGCCGGCGCTATCTCGTGCGCCGCTCGCATTTCATGACGATCGTCGCCGCCTGGATCGTCACCGTGCCGGTTTCGGCAGTGCTTGCGGTAGTGATTTATTGGGCTATGTTCGCGCTCTTCGTCTAG
- a CDS encoding 16S rRNA (uracil(1498)-N(3))-methyltransferase, with translation MRANFRMQRLFVDAPLSSGAALEANADQFNYLANVLRMEEGQEILLFNGRDGEWKSTLTFPTRKRIQLRAIEETRPQPAPCDLHYLFAPLKVGRLDYLVQKVVEMGAGLLQPVMTQHVQGKITNLDKLRANVVEAAEQCGVLGIPDVAEPVRLLDLLDRWPRERRIIYCDEGDAGQNPLPVLSAIKERHLALLVGPEGGFSEEERTRLRSLDFVTAIPLGPRILRADTAAVAALALVQAAIGDWN, from the coding sequence ATGCGCGCCAATTTCCGCATGCAACGGCTTTTCGTCGACGCGCCGCTTTCCAGCGGCGCCGCCCTTGAGGCGAATGCCGACCAGTTCAACTATCTCGCCAATGTGCTGAGGATGGAGGAAGGTCAGGAGATCCTGCTCTTCAACGGCCGTGACGGCGAGTGGAAGTCGACCCTCACCTTCCCCACCCGCAAACGCATTCAGCTGAGAGCAATCGAAGAGACGCGGCCGCAGCCTGCGCCATGCGACCTGCATTATCTCTTTGCGCCGCTCAAGGTTGGCCGCCTGGATTATCTCGTGCAGAAGGTGGTGGAAATGGGCGCCGGGCTGCTGCAGCCGGTCATGACCCAGCACGTCCAGGGAAAGATCACCAATCTCGACAAGCTGCGCGCCAATGTCGTCGAAGCGGCGGAGCAATGCGGCGTTCTCGGCATTCCTGATGTGGCCGAGCCGGTGAGACTTCTCGACCTGCTCGACCGCTGGCCGAGGGAGCGCCGCATCATCTATTGCGACGAAGGTGATGCCGGGCAAAACCCGTTGCCGGTGCTGTCGGCGATCAAGGAAAGACACCTCGCTCTGCTTGTCGGGCCGGAAGGCGGCTTTTCCGAAGAAGAACGGACGCGGCTTCGAAGCCTCGATTTCGTCACCGCGATTCCGCTCGGACCGCGCATCCTGCGGGCCGATACGGCAGCCGTTGCAGCCTTGGCGCTGGTCCAGGCGGCGATCGGCGACTGGAACTGA
- a CDS encoding glutamate--cysteine ligase — MARDTTDQTPLSSVQDLTDYIAAGNKPRERFRIGTEHEKFAFFRADNSPVPYFGDASISALLTGLQKKNGWEPITDGGNIIGLAEQSGMGAISIEPGGQFELSGAPLETIHETCKESNQHLATLREIAEPMGIRFLGIGGSPKWTYAETPQMPKSRYEIMTRYMPKVGTMGLDMMYRTCTIQVNLDFSSEADMRKKMRVSMKLQSLATALFASSPFTEGKPNGLLSWRGDIWRDVDNRRAGLLDFTFRDDFGFRDYAEWALDAPMYFIVRDGRYHDCTHVTFRQFMNGALKGEIADPAPTMGDWTNHLSTLFPDVRLKRFLEMRGADGGPWRRICALPAFWVGLLYDDAALEAADELTKDWSFAEVGALRNAVPAQGLKAEFRGHSLFDMAREVVGISKAGLKARGKLNGEGQDESIFLAPLDEVLAKKATLAEDLLSLYHGRWHGSVEPVFEDYQY, encoded by the coding sequence ATGGCCCGCGACACCACCGACCAGACACCGCTCTCTTCGGTCCAGGATCTGACCGATTATATTGCTGCGGGCAACAAGCCGCGGGAGCGTTTCCGGATCGGCACTGAACACGAGAAATTCGCCTTCTTCCGCGCCGACAACAGCCCGGTTCCCTATTTCGGCGATGCCAGCATTTCGGCCCTGCTGACCGGCCTGCAGAAGAAAAACGGCTGGGAGCCGATCACGGACGGCGGCAACATCATCGGCCTTGCCGAGCAGAGCGGCATGGGCGCCATCTCGATCGAGCCCGGCGGCCAGTTCGAACTCTCCGGAGCACCACTGGAGACGATCCACGAGACCTGCAAGGAATCGAACCAGCACCTGGCGACGCTGCGCGAAATCGCTGAACCGATGGGCATCCGCTTCCTCGGCATCGGCGGCAGTCCGAAATGGACTTATGCTGAAACCCCGCAGATGCCGAAATCACGATACGAGATCATGACCCGCTATATGCCGAAGGTCGGCACCATGGGTCTCGACATGATGTACCGCACCTGCACCATCCAGGTGAATCTCGATTTCTCCTCGGAAGCCGACATGCGCAAGAAGATGCGCGTCTCGATGAAGCTGCAATCGCTGGCGACCGCGCTCTTCGCATCCTCGCCCTTTACCGAGGGCAAGCCGAACGGGCTGCTCTCGTGGCGCGGCGATATCTGGCGCGATGTCGACAACCGGCGTGCCGGCCTGCTCGATTTCACCTTCCGCGACGACTTCGGCTTCCGCGACTATGCCGAATGGGCGCTCGACGCGCCGATGTATTTCATCGTCCGCGACGGCCGCTATCACGACTGTACCCATGTCACTTTCCGTCAATTCATGAATGGCGCGTTGAAGGGTGAGATCGCCGATCCGGCGCCGACAATGGGCGACTGGACGAACCATCTCTCGACGCTCTTCCCCGACGTGCGGCTGAAGCGTTTCCTCGAAATGCGCGGCGCCGACGGCGGCCCGTGGCGGCGCATCTGCGCACTGCCGGCCTTCTGGGTCGGCTTGCTCTATGACGATGCCGCACTCGAGGCCGCCGACGAGTTGACGAAGGATTGGAGCTTTGCCGAGGTCGGCGCCCTGCGCAATGCTGTTCCGGCGCAAGGCTTGAAGGCTGAATTCCGCGGACATTCGCTGTTCGACATGGCGCGCGAAGTGGTCGGCATATCAAAGGCTGGCCTCAAGGCCCGCGGCAAGCTCAACGGCGAAGGCCAGGACGAGAGCATCTTCCTGGCGCCGCTCGACGAGGTGCTCGCCAAGAAGGCGACGCTCGCCGAAGATCTGCTGTCGCTCTACCACGGCCGCTGGCACGGCTCCGTCGAGCCGGTCTTCGAGGATTATCAGTACTGA
- a CDS encoding DUF937 domain-containing protein, which yields MLPLFDMMMQAQNGAAMEAVARQFNLAQEQATKAMAALMPAFSAGLKRSTSNPYDFVGLMQAVSSGNYARYFEDMSRAFTPEGISDGNNILAQLFGSKEVSRAVAAQAAQMTGIGQDIYQRMLPVLADTLMGGLFKQTTGQMASPVNPFVNTAMGETIQKWLESTGFAPKPKTVSEHSIFDNPFTQAMQQMFSVAKAEPASQPNPFLDNPFAKAFQEMMGGLGQPPAAKQPATKTPEAPKEEAKVADSYTEMLNAMFDSGLEVQKTYQRNLEAIFETYRPKPPETKA from the coding sequence ATGCTGCCACTCTTCGACATGATGATGCAGGCGCAGAACGGCGCGGCGATGGAGGCAGTCGCCCGGCAGTTCAACCTCGCGCAGGAACAGGCGACCAAGGCGATGGCGGCCCTGATGCCTGCCTTTTCCGCCGGCCTGAAACGCAGCACCAGCAACCCTTATGATTTCGTCGGGCTGATGCAGGCGGTCTCCTCCGGCAATTATGCACGATATTTCGAGGATATGAGCCGGGCCTTCACGCCGGAGGGCATTTCCGACGGCAACAACATCCTTGCCCAGCTTTTCGGTTCGAAGGAGGTTTCGCGCGCGGTCGCCGCGCAGGCCGCACAGATGACCGGCATCGGCCAGGACATCTACCAGCGGATGCTGCCGGTGCTCGCCGATACGCTGATGGGCGGGCTCTTCAAGCAGACGACCGGCCAGATGGCCTCACCGGTCAACCCCTTTGTCAATACGGCGATGGGAGAGACCATCCAGAAATGGCTTGAGAGTACCGGCTTCGCGCCGAAACCGAAGACGGTCTCAGAACATAGCATCTTCGACAATCCCTTCACGCAGGCGATGCAGCAGATGTTTTCGGTAGCAAAGGCGGAACCGGCGTCTCAGCCGAACCCCTTCCTCGACAATCCCTTCGCCAAGGCCTTTCAGGAGATGATGGGCGGGCTTGGCCAGCCGCCGGCCGCCAAGCAGCCGGCCACGAAGACGCCGGAGGCGCCGAAGGAAGAGGCGAAGGTTGCCGATAGCTATACCGAGATGCTGAACGCCATGTTCGACAGCGGATTGGAAGTGCAGAAGACCTACCAGAGGAACCTGGAAGCGATCTTCGAGACCTATCGGCCGAAGCCGCCTGAAACCAAGGCATAA
- a CDS encoding DUF1127 domain-containing protein: MLMTDRTTELDCGKLTPTFSQRLVVALAPLTSFLRGFRNRMEINALHDLNDTQLRDIGLSRADLTSAFLASTFFEDPSEHLTRSARNRWRLSLFRSYEE, from the coding sequence ATGCTTATGACAGACCGGACAACAGAACTCGACTGCGGCAAGCTTACCCCGACGTTTTCCCAGCGTCTGGTAGTAGCTCTCGCACCGTTGACCTCTTTCCTTCGCGGGTTCCGCAATCGCATGGAGATCAACGCGCTGCATGATCTGAACGACACGCAGCTGAGGGATATCGGCCTTAGCAGGGCCGACCTGACCTCTGCGTTCCTGGCCTCGACTTTCTTCGAGGACCCGTCGGAACATCTGACGCGCTCAGCGCGCAATCGCTGGCGCCTGTCGCTCTTCCGCTCCTATGAGGAGTAG
- a CDS encoding LysR substrate-binding domain-containing protein yields the protein MPSPLDLDQLQTFIAIVDSGSFTKAADRVYKTQSAVSMQMRRLEERIGKQLFIKDGRGNRLTVEGEKLLNYARRIIRLNNEAIAAFDDNRLEGTLRIGTPDDYADRYMPEIIGRFAKTHPNVELYIVCEPSVDLAERMHKGELDIALVTHNPRERMSDVVRTEPLCWVGSANHPIRDDAPVPLAVGRRDCQWRQLACSALDAVGREHQILFTSWSCTVVAAAVLAGMAVSVMPESALRTGMKVLSQADGFPALPPVQIGIMKRPGVSLSLMNAITAHITACLDNITPADVKSAQARLYPRLKAANMVPSW from the coding sequence ATGCCCTCTCCGCTTGATCTCGACCAGTTGCAGACTTTCATCGCCATCGTCGATTCCGGCAGCTTCACGAAAGCCGCCGACCGGGTCTACAAGACCCAATCGGCCGTCTCCATGCAGATGCGCCGGCTCGAAGAGCGCATCGGCAAGCAGCTGTTCATCAAGGACGGCCGCGGCAACCGACTGACGGTCGAGGGTGAAAAACTGCTCAACTATGCCCGGCGCATCATCCGCCTCAACAATGAGGCGATTGCGGCCTTTGACGATAACAGGTTGGAGGGGACACTGCGTATCGGCACGCCGGACGATTATGCCGACCGCTACATGCCCGAGATCATCGGCCGCTTCGCCAAGACGCATCCGAATGTCGAGCTCTATATCGTCTGCGAGCCCTCGGTGGATCTGGCTGAGCGCATGCACAAGGGCGAGCTCGACATCGCGCTCGTCACCCATAATCCGCGCGAGCGTATGTCCGATGTGGTGAGAACCGAGCCGCTTTGCTGGGTGGGTTCGGCAAACCATCCGATCCGCGACGACGCACCGGTGCCGCTTGCCGTCGGCCGGCGTGATTGTCAGTGGCGCCAGCTTGCCTGTTCGGCGCTCGATGCTGTCGGACGCGAACACCAGATCCTGTTCACCAGCTGGTCATGCACCGTCGTTGCCGCCGCCGTGCTTGCGGGCATGGCGGTCTCGGTGATGCCGGAATCGGCGCTGCGAACCGGCATGAAGGTGCTGAGCCAGGCGGACGGCTTTCCGGCGCTGCCGCCGGTACAGATCGGCATCATGAAACGGCCGGGCGTTTCGCTCTCGCTGATGAACGCGATCACCGCCCATATCACCGCCTGCCTCGACAACATCACGCCGGCTGACGTCAAATCCGCCCAGGCACGCCTTTATCCACGGCTGAAGGCCGCCAATATGGTGCCGAGCTGGTAG
- a CDS encoding IS5 family transposase (programmed frameshift) has translation MGVLDRLILRDDQWDRLSQYIIGDDRTRGSSGRDNRMFVEAVLWIVRTGSPWRDLPDAFGDWNSVFRRFSRWSQKGVWWRVFEAMSDDSDFEYLIVDSTIIRAHQHAAGGKKGAEDQALGRSRGGLSTKIHMAVRGLGCPVRFVLTAGQKGDAPQADVLIEGMPAEVVLADTAYDSDRLRQAIAEKGAKAVIPNNPSRARKYPLDKQLYAQRYLVECCFSKLKQFRRIATRYEKTVRNYRAMIALAATILWLR, from the exons ATGGGTGTTCTTGACCGTTTGATTCTTCGAGACGATCAATGGGATCGGCTGTCGCAGTATATTATCGGCGATGATCGAACGCGTGGTTCTTCGGGTCGCGACAACCGCATGTTCGTCGAAGCGGTCTTGTGGATTGTGCGTACAGGCTCGCCTTGGCGCGATCTGCCGGACGCGTTCGGCGATTGGAACAGCGTGTTTCGTCGCTTCAGCCGGTGGAGCCAGAAGGGTGTCTGGTGGCGTGTCTTCGAAGCGATGTCGGATGACAGTGATTTTGAATATCTGATCGTCGACAGCACAATCATCCGGGCTCATCAACACGCCGCCGGTG GCAAAAAAGGGGCTGAAGATCAGGCACTTGGCCGTTCCCGCGGCGGCTTGAGCACCAAAATCCACATGGCAGTGCGTGGCCTTGGATGCCCTGTTCGCTTCGTGCTGACTGCCGGCCAGAAAGGCGATGCACCACAAGCCGACGTCTTAATCGAGGGCATGCCAGCCGAGGTCGTCTTGGCCGATACCGCCTACGACAGTGACCGACTACGCCAGGCTATTGCCGAGAAGGGCGCGAAAGCGGTGATACCAAACAATCCGTCCCGCGCCCGCAAATACCCACTCGATAAGCAACTCTACGCTCAACGTTATCTCGTCGAGTGCTGCTTCTCAAAACTCAAGCAGTTTCGACGCATCGCCACACGATATGAGAAAACCGTGCGAAACTACCGAGCCATGATCGCTCTGGCCGCAACAATCCTATGGCTCAGGTAA
- a CDS encoding tyrosine-type recombinase/integrase — translation MRYLRAAAHVSHVMAERDASVSDIDLAAFEQHLRTCRCPRAKGGRRNHHTIYGARLFRRHLEEIGVCERAVAAIRPAEPQLVLGFKAWLSKHRGASDATIRLYARDAVSIMAALGTDPTRWSPTDIRGYFTKRASTCGRGTIEKMTTSLRAFLRYLAVKGHCQADLDNAVPAYAHWQLAEMPRYLSGEQVSRLIAACDGDAGACRRDRAIVLLLARLGLRAGDVAQLRLIDIEWQAGSLRVTGKSRYEVRLPLPQDVGDAIAAYLECRPSCCRSDRVFLSTIAPSRPFRNGDGVSSVVRRIMKRAGVVTPVKGAHALRHTAATEMLRHGVPLDKIGLVLRHRGIDTTAHYAKADVTLLKQVAQPWPEAL, via the coding sequence GTGCGCTATCTGCGGGCGGCAGCTCATGTCAGCCATGTCATGGCAGAGCGCGATGCAAGCGTGAGCGACATCGATTTGGCGGCGTTCGAACAGCATCTACGAACGTGCCGATGTCCGCGCGCCAAGGGAGGCCGCCGCAACCATCACACCATCTACGGCGCAAGGCTCTTCCGTCGGCACCTCGAAGAAATAGGCGTGTGCGAGCGCGCCGTCGCGGCGATACGGCCTGCCGAACCGCAGTTGGTCCTCGGCTTTAAAGCATGGCTCAGCAAGCATCGTGGGGCATCCGATGCGACCATAAGGCTCTACGCGCGCGATGCAGTCAGCATTATGGCAGCACTTGGAACGGACCCGACGCGTTGGAGCCCCACCGATATCCGCGGCTACTTCACGAAGCGCGCGAGCACATGCGGGCGCGGCACCATCGAGAAGATGACCACGAGCCTGCGGGCATTCTTGCGCTACCTCGCCGTTAAAGGGCACTGCCAGGCCGATCTCGACAATGCCGTTCCGGCCTACGCCCATTGGCAGCTTGCCGAGATGCCGCGATATCTCTCGGGCGAACAGGTCAGCCGGTTGATTGCTGCTTGCGATGGTGATGCCGGCGCGTGTCGGCGGGATCGCGCCATCGTATTGCTGTTGGCTCGCCTCGGCCTGCGGGCCGGCGACGTGGCACAGCTCCGTCTCATCGATATCGAGTGGCAGGCGGGTTCGCTTCGGGTCACGGGCAAGTCGCGCTATGAGGTTCGCTTGCCGCTGCCCCAGGACGTCGGGGATGCGATCGCTGCCTATCTCGAATGTCGACCGTCGTGCTGTCGAAGCGATCGCGTGTTCCTGAGTACGATCGCGCCCAGCCGCCCGTTCCGGAACGGCGACGGCGTCTCCTCGGTGGTCAGGCGCATTATGAAGCGCGCTGGCGTCGTGACGCCCGTCAAGGGTGCGCACGCCCTGCGGCACACCGCGGCGACCGAGATGCTGCGCCATGGCGTACCGCTCGACAAGATCGGCCTAGTCCTCCGGCATCGTGGCATTGACACGACGGCCCACTACGCCAAAGCCGATGTCACTCTTCTGAAGCAGGTGGCGCAGCCTTGGCCGGAGGCACTCTGA
- a CDS encoding tyrosine-type recombinase/integrase, whose amino-acid sequence MLNTIETYLALRRATGFAMSNAEYLLKSFAAFAVERGHAYVQTQTAIDWAALGPSVAQRDARLKAVCRFARHIRVEDVRHELPPANHFGARKRRRPPHIYSGTEIGRLIEAAGRLRPQGGLRSLTYATLIALLAATGLRISEALKLTFADITSDGLLIRETKFRKTRLVPLHDTAAAGLQRYLKRRGPGSGDDPVFADTRGRSLRYIAVKETFDGLVCKVGIRPTSARRPRLHDLRHTFAVRALQGSPTGRNRCGAHMVALATYMGHVNIYTTYWYLEATADLVRDIAVAGEAFMSEGRLP is encoded by the coding sequence ATGTTAAACACCATCGAGACCTATCTCGCACTGCGCCGTGCCACGGGCTTTGCGATGTCGAATGCCGAGTACCTGCTCAAGAGCTTCGCCGCCTTCGCGGTCGAGCGCGGGCACGCGTATGTCCAAACGCAAACAGCCATCGATTGGGCCGCGCTCGGACCGTCCGTTGCGCAACGCGATGCTCGACTGAAGGCCGTCTGCCGCTTCGCACGCCATATCCGCGTCGAAGATGTCCGGCACGAGTTGCCCCCGGCCAATCACTTCGGTGCCCGCAAAAGGCGTCGACCGCCGCACATCTACTCGGGCACGGAGATCGGTCGCCTGATCGAAGCCGCCGGCCGGCTTCGACCTCAAGGAGGCCTGCGCTCGCTGACGTATGCGACCTTGATCGCCCTGCTCGCGGCCACCGGGCTGCGCATCTCCGAAGCACTCAAGCTCACGTTCGCGGACATAACGAGCGACGGCCTGTTGATCCGCGAGACCAAGTTCCGCAAGACCCGTCTCGTGCCGTTGCACGATACGGCGGCGGCGGGCTTGCAACGCTACCTGAAGCGCCGCGGACCTGGCTCGGGAGATGATCCCGTGTTCGCCGACACGCGTGGCCGGTCACTGCGCTACATCGCAGTCAAAGAGACCTTCGACGGGCTGGTCTGCAAAGTTGGCATCCGGCCAACGTCGGCGCGGCGCCCTCGGCTGCATGATCTGCGGCACACGTTCGCGGTGCGGGCGCTACAAGGCAGTCCAACGGGCCGAAACCGATGCGGTGCGCATATGGTCGCGCTCGCTACGTACATGGGTCACGTCAACATCTACACCACCTACTGGTACCTGGAGGCTACCGCCGACCTCGTTCGCGACATCGCCGTGGCGGGAGAGGCGTTCATGTCAGAGGGGAGGCTACCATGA